The Candidatus Desulfofervidus auxilii DNA segment GAATAAAAGGAGTGCCTACCTTTGCCCTTTGAATGGAGTGTTTCTTTACTATGGAAACGGATTTTTTCTCTATTTTCGGTTTGATTATAACAGGTTTTGGCTTTTTAACAATTTTTTCTACAAATTTTACATCCACTTTAGTTTGACTAAACGGATTAATACTCACTGGGGTTGGAGAGTTGATACTCAAAATGAATACACCCAATGCCAAATAAAACATGCCAGACAAAAATACGGAAATAATCCGTCTTTTAAAAGAAACAGTCCCTTCTTTTATTATCCCTATCTCCCCTAACATAACCCCTCCTTGATCGTAAATTTAAAAGAGATTTAGACCAGTTTTGTTACAAAATGATGTCAAAATAATTAATTTTTGGCAAAAATTCTCGAAATGGAGGTTTATACCTTGACGGGAAGGGTTTGTGTGTTAAATTTTTTAACAATGGCTACTATTTTAGTTATTGAGGACGATAAAGATATCGCCAATTTGATCGCCTATCACCTGGAAAAGGAAAAATATAAGGTAGTCATCACTCATGATGGAGAAACAGGACTTTCCTTGATTCAAAAAGCTCATCCCAGCCTTATTCTTTTAGACCTCATGTTGCCTGAATTAGATGGATTAGAAGTTTGTCGAATGGTAAAAACAAATCCTAGCACCCAAAATATTCCTATTATCATGGTTACAGCCAAGGGTGAGGAAATAGATAAGATAACTGGCTTTGAGCTAGGAGCAGATGATTATATTGTAAAGCCGTTTAGCCCAAAGGAGTTAGTTTTGAGGATAAAGGCCGTGTTAAGAAGGATGTCTTCCTCACCAGAAAAGCACTTCTTAGAGGCAGATGGATTGGTAGTAGATGTGGATTCTTATAAAGTAACGATAGACGGTCAGCCAGCGCATTTAACCGCCACTGAGTTTAATTTACTGGTAGCCTTAATGGAAAAAAGAGGAAGGGTATTGGGTAGGGAAATCCTTTTACAAAAGGCATGGGATTATTCTTTTGAGGGCTATGCTAGAACCGTGGATGTTCACATTAAACGCCTTAGGCAGAAGTTAAGAAATAAGGCTTACTTAATAGAAACCGTGAGAGGAGTGGGTTACCGTTTTAAAGAATAGACGATGATACGCTCTTTATATATGTCAAATAGGGTATCTTGCCTGCTAAGTAGTGCTTCTACATTTTATATTTCAGTTCCCTCAATTTAGGATAATTTCAGACAAAAAACCAGGAAAGTTGGGATAGGCGAGTTAGGACATAACCCTGGGGAAGCAACTTATCTCTCCCATCTCCAATTCCAGGCATTGTCAGTAATGACTTGTTAAGCGCAATGGCTCAATGCAGAATGCAAATTGAAAAATGCAAAATCACCTTCTGTTAAATTGGAACGTTAGCACGTTTACACGTTAGAACGTTGAGACGTGCTTAGTCCTTAGTCTCTAGTCCTTAGTCCCTAGTCCTTAGTCCCTAGTCCTTAGTCTCTAGTCCTTAGTCTCTAGTCAATTCTAGTCTTCTTTTTGATTGAGGCATTACAAAGTTTGCAAGTTAGAAAGTTATAAGCTGTTTTTCAAAGACTTAAGGTATTTAATAAAGCCGTTAGCACGTTTACACGTTAACACGTTGACACGTTTACATGTTAGAATTAGGAACTGGGAATTGGGAATTTCTATTTTCTATTTTCTGTTTCCTATTTTCTGTTTCCCGTTTCCCTTTCCTTCTTTATG contains these protein-coding regions:
- a CDS encoding response regulator, producing the protein MATILVIEDDKDIANLIAYHLEKEKYKVVITHDGETGLSLIQKAHPSLILLDLMLPELDGLEVCRMVKTNPSTQNIPIIMVTAKGEEIDKITGFELGADDYIVKPFSPKELVLRIKAVLRRMSSSPEKHFLEADGLVVDVDSYKVTIDGQPAHLTATEFNLLVALMEKRGRVLGREILLQKAWDYSFEGYARTVDVHIKRLRQKLRNKAYLIETVRGVGYRFKE